From Gammaproteobacteria bacterium, a single genomic window includes:
- a CDS encoding sigma 54-interacting transcriptional regulator — translation MSIVDRYQWLFRKAPALTVSLDEDGFFLDASDAWLKRFGYSREELQAKRPQDLGSPESARRVNEEYLPLLRRTGRLESVPFDITTKSGERVDCLASAIVERGAEGDYLRTVAVFTEVGQQARLEEHYRELYRQTPAMLHTVDSRGRIVHVSDRWLAKLGYRREEVLGRLITDFMAEESRAPLLSGGRLEDIIAHGELENEPRTLVTKTGEIVEVLLSARADRDEQGNVVGLLVAAKDVTERNQAERQLRAAFEENARLREELERERDYLREEVQVSMNFGRIIGESPALKKMLARLEAVAQTSASVLIQGESGVGKELVAHVIHSRSPRSQGPLVKVNCASIPHELFESEFFGHVKGAFTGAHRDRVGRFQLADGGTIFLDEVGEIPLDLQSKLLRVLQESEYERVGDDRTHTVDVRVIAATNRDLEREVEAGRFREDLYYRLSVFPIDVPPLRERGDDVVQLASHFLERTCQDFGHPPLALSRQQAALLKRYDWPGNIRELKNVIERAVILSRGKVLRLDLAMADILGAGRVAKAAADEHDDEVMTEEQLRSLERENMLKALRLTGWRVSGPNGAAKLLGLKPSTLADRMKKFGISRPNGDERSVSVL, via the coding sequence ATGTCGATCGTCGATCGCTACCAGTGGCTGTTCCGCAAGGCCCCGGCGCTGACCGTCTCGCTGGACGAGGACGGTTTCTTCCTCGACGCGAGCGACGCGTGGCTCAAGCGCTTCGGGTACAGCCGTGAGGAGCTGCAGGCCAAGCGCCCGCAGGATCTCGGCAGCCCGGAATCCGCGCGGCGCGTCAACGAGGAGTACCTGCCGCTGCTACGCCGCACGGGGCGGCTCGAGAGCGTGCCGTTCGACATCACGACGAAGAGCGGCGAGCGGGTGGACTGCCTCGCGAGCGCGATCGTCGAGCGGGGCGCGGAGGGTGACTACCTGCGCACGGTGGCCGTGTTCACCGAGGTCGGCCAGCAGGCGCGCCTCGAGGAGCACTACCGCGAGCTCTACCGCCAAACGCCCGCGATGCTGCACACCGTCGACAGCCGGGGCCGCATCGTCCACGTGAGCGATCGCTGGCTCGCGAAGCTCGGCTACCGCCGCGAGGAAGTGCTCGGCCGCTTGATCACGGATTTCATGGCCGAGGAGTCGCGCGCGCCGCTCCTCTCCGGCGGGCGGCTCGAGGACATCATCGCGCACGGAGAGCTCGAGAACGAGCCGCGCACGCTCGTCACGAAGACCGGCGAGATCGTCGAGGTGCTGCTCTCGGCCCGCGCCGACCGCGACGAGCAGGGCAACGTCGTCGGCCTGCTCGTCGCCGCCAAGGACGTCACCGAGAGAAATCAGGCCGAGCGCCAGCTTCGGGCCGCTTTCGAGGAGAACGCGCGGCTCAGGGAGGAGCTCGAGCGCGAGCGCGACTATCTGCGCGAGGAAGTGCAGGTGTCCATGAACTTCGGCCGGATCATCGGCGAGAGCCCGGCGCTGAAGAAGATGCTCGCGCGCCTCGAGGCGGTTGCCCAGACCTCGGCGAGCGTGCTGATTCAGGGCGAGTCCGGCGTCGGCAAGGAGCTGGTCGCCCACGTCATTCACTCGCGCAGCCCCCGCAGCCAAGGCCCGCTCGTGAAAGTGAACTGCGCGTCGATTCCCCACGAGCTCTTCGAGAGCGAGTTCTTCGGGCACGTCAAAGGGGCGTTCACCGGCGCGCACCGGGATCGGGTCGGCCGGTTCCAGCTCGCCGACGGCGGCACGATATTTCTCGACGAGGTGGGCGAGATCCCGCTCGATCTCCAGAGCAAGCTCCTCCGAGTGCTCCAGGAAAGCGAGTACGAGCGGGTCGGGGACGACCGCACGCACACCGTCGACGTCCGCGTCATCGCCGCGACGAACCGCGATCTCGAGCGCGAGGTCGAGGCCGGGCGGTTCCGCGAAGATCTGTACTACCGGCTCAGCGTGTTCCCGATCGACGTGCCGCCCCTCCGCGAGCGCGGCGACGACGTGGTGCAGCTCGCGAGCCACTTCCTCGAGCGCACCTGCCAGGATTTCGGGCACCCGCCGCTCGCGCTGTCGCGGCAGCAGGCCGCGCTGCTGAAGCGCTACGACTGGCCGGGGAACATCCGTGAGCTCAAGAACGTGATCGAGCGGGCCGTGATCCTGTCGCGCGGCAAGGTCTTGAGGCTCGATCTCGCGATGGCGGACATCCTCGGCGCCGGTCGAGTCGCGAAGGCGGCGGCCGACGAGCACGACGACGAGGTCATGACCGAGGAGCAGCTGCGCAGCCTCGAGCGAGAGAACATGCTCAAGGCGTTACGGCTTACGGGGTGGCGCGTTTCAGGGCCGAACGGAGCGGCGAAGCTGCTCGGGCTCAAGCCGAGCACGCTCGCCGATCGGATGAAGAAGTTCGGCATCTCGCGTCCGAACGGCGACGAGCGCAGCGTCTCCGTGTTGTGA
- a CDS encoding TIGR04211 family SH3 domain-containing protein: MRRWLPSACIALCLAAPAWAETVYVTDILQLGIHHAPDTSDKPFDVLVSGTPLEVLERSGFYARVRTPDGREGWVKSGYVVTEKPARRRLAELEAELDRLRLQLAEAEAARELAEQASERLDADLAGRKASLEEMEASLARLAQQNEEYEARFDRYRLSLPLPWVAGALALTLVGGFAGGWCGLDALIRRRHGGFRVY; encoded by the coding sequence ATGAGAAGATGGCTGCCGTCCGCGTGCATCGCGCTCTGCCTCGCCGCGCCTGCGTGGGCCGAGACCGTCTACGTCACCGACATCCTGCAGCTCGGCATTCATCACGCCCCCGATACCAGCGACAAGCCGTTCGACGTGCTCGTCAGCGGCACCCCGCTCGAGGTGCTCGAGCGCTCGGGCTTCTACGCGCGAGTGCGCACGCCCGACGGGCGCGAGGGCTGGGTCAAGTCGGGCTACGTCGTCACGGAGAAGCCCGCGCGGCGCCGTCTCGCGGAGCTCGAGGCCGAGCTCGACCGGCTCCGCCTGCAGCTCGCCGAGGCCGAGGCGGCCCGGGAGCTGGCCGAGCAAGCGTCCGAGCGGCTCGACGCCGACCTCGCGGGCCGCAAGGCGTCGCTCGAGGAGATGGAAGCGTCCCTCGCCCGCCTCGCGCAGCAGAACGAGGAATACGAGGCGCGCTTCGATCGCTATCGGCTCAGCTTGCCGCTGCCGTGGGTCGCGGGCGCCCTCGCGTTGACGCTCGTCGGCGGCTTCGCCGGGGGCTGGTGCGGGCTCGACGCGCTGATCCGCCGCCGCCACGGCGGCTTCCGCGTCTATTGA